AGGGCTACCCGCCGCCGTCCGACCCGCGGGTGGAAAAATTCATGATCACCCCCGACCCGGGCGTGATCGAAGTCAACGTGATGCCCGCGGCGAGCTGGAAGGACATGGTTCGCAATACGCGAATTCTCTACGAGGAAGCGCGCCAGACGCGTCTGGGTACGGAAAAATTCATGCTCGATGGCCGCCACACCGGGACGGGCGGCGGCAACCACGTGACCCTGGGCGGCCAGACGCCCGCCGATTCACCGTTCCTGCGCCGGCCCGATCTGCTCGCGAGCATGTTGACCTTCTGGCAGCATCATCCGAGCCTGTCCTATCTGTTTTCCGGGCTGTTCATCGGCCCGACGAGTCAGGCACCGCGCGTGGACGAGGCGCGTCATGAGGCGATCTACGAGCTGGAAATAGCGCTCGGTCAGATGCCCAAAGGGGAGGTCCCGCAACCCTGGTTGGTAGACCGTCTGTTGCGTCATCTGCTGACCGACATCACTGGCAACACCCACCGCGCCGAGTTCTGCATCGACAAGCTGTATTCACCCGACTCGGCGACCGGTCGCCTGGGTCTGCTCGAACTGCGTGGCTTTGAAATGCCGCCGCATCCGGAAATGAGCCTGATGCAGCAACTGCTGATTCGCGCACTGGTCGCGCGCTTCTTCGCCGAGCCCTACCGTCAGCCTCTGGTGCGCTGGGGCACAGCCCTGCACGATAAATGGATGATGCCGCACTTCATATGGGAGGATCTGGGTGAAGTCATTGCCGATCTGCGGGCCCATGGGTTCGCGTTCGAGCAGCAGTGGTTTGCCCCGTTTCTGGAGTTCCGCTTCCCGCACATTGGCAACGTGCGCTATCAGGGTGTCGGTCTGGAGATTCGGCAGGCCATCGAGCCGTGGCATGTATTGGGCGAGGAGGCCGCTGGCGGCGGCACGGCGCGCTACGTCGATTCATCGGTGGAGCGGGTCGAAGTCAAGGTCAGTGACTTCAACGCCTCCCGGCACGTGCTGACCTGCAATGGTGTGCAGGTGCCATTGCAGTTCACCGGAGTGCCGGGCGAGGCGGTAGCAGCGGTGCGTTACCGTGCATGGCAACCGCCGTCGGCATTGCACCCGAATATTCCGGTGCACGCGCCGCTGGTGTTCGATCTGGTGGATCGCTGGAACCAGCGTTCCATGGGCGGCTGTACCTACCACGTCGTGCACCCGGCCGGGCGCAACTACGAAACGTTCCCGGTCAACGCCAACGAAGCAGAGGCGCGGCGCATGGCGCGTTTCTGGGATCACGGGCACACCCAGGGGCGCATCGTGCGTATCGAACAGGCACCTGGTCAGGAATATCCGCATACCCTGGATTTGCGCCGTGCAGCGATCAGGTCGCCCGGGCTATAATGCCGGCCTGGTTCTACCATCGAGGCGCCTCCCGGTCAGGGTCTAGCGGACAATAACATGCAGCCTACCGGCAAAACGGACCCAGCGGTCAAAACGCTGCTCGGGGACTATCCCGGGCACACCGCCCATGACGAGGTGTTCAACGAGGAGCGGCAGCCACGTGCGCACTGGCAGACCCTGCTGGACGACTTCGCCCAGTTGGGCCCGGAGATGCTTGGGAGCCGGTTCGAGGAAGCGCAGAACCTGCTCCACGAAAATGGCGTTACCTTCAATCCCTACGAGGACGACCCCGGTCAGCTGCGTTCCTGGCAGCTCGATGCAATGCCGTGGGTCATCAGCACCGAGGAGTGGCAGGATCTCGAAGCGGGGCTGAAGCAGCGCAGCCGCCTGCTTGAACACCTGCTGGACGATTTGTATGGCGAACGACGGGTCATCAACGAGGGCCTGCTGCCACCGGAACTGGTGTTCACCCACCCCGGTTTCCTGTTCGCTGCCGCAGATACCCCCTCGCACCTCGAACGCCCTCTGCTGATCTTTCACGGTACGGACGTCATTCGTGATCAGTACGGTCGCTGGCAGGTGCTGGCGGACTGGACCCAGTCACCGTCCGGTGCTGGATACGCTCTGGAAAACCGCATCACTCTGGCCCGCGCGCTGCCCAGCATTTACCGCGATGCGCCGATCAAGCGCCTGGCCGGCTTTCTACAGGCGCAGCACCGCTGTCTCGCCAGCCTGGCCAACACCCAGCGGGAACAGCCGAATATCGTGTTGCTGTCACCAGGCCCGGGTAGCGCCGGCTATTTCGAGCATGCCTGGCTGGCCAATTACATGAACTTCGCTCTGGTCGAAGGAGATGATCTGGTCGTGCGCGACGGCCAGGTCGCCATGCGAACGCTGGGCGGACTGATGCAGGTGGACGTGATCGTCCGTCAGATAAACGACCCCTGGTGCGACCCGCTGGAATTGCGCGCGGATTCGCTGCTGGGCGTCCCCGGCCTGCTGCAGGCTGCGCGAAACGGCGAGGTGCGTATTGCCAACGCATTGGGCGCTGGTGTGCTCGAGCATCCGGCCCTGTCGGCCTTCTTGCCCCGGTTGTGTCGGCACTTCCTCGGCGAGGATCTGATTCTGCCGTGCCGGGAGACCCTCTGGTGCGGTGACCCCGACTCGATCGGCATCATCAACCGCTCAATGGACGACTGGCTGCTGCGCGACATCGCGCGACCCGGCAAGATTCTGCGCCCGGACCAGATGGGGCTTGATGCGCTAAAGGATCTGCGCGCTGATCTGGTGCGCCGGCCACACATGTTCACTGCCCAACGCTTGCTCGAATCGGCGGTGACCCCCGGATTCAACCCGCAGAGCAAGGCGCTGGAGCGTCAGCATACGACCTTGCGCTTTTTCAGTCTGGTGGAGCCGGACGATTTGAAGAAGCCGGTGAGCGAGCGCAACTTCCGCATCATGCCCGGTGGGCTGGCCTGGGTTGGCGAACCGGGCGCGCCGCTGCTGCAAAGCCGCACGGTGAAGGACGTGTGGGTGCTGGCTCCGGTGCCACAGCCGCATATCAGCCTGCTGCGTCAGGCCCAGGGGCCGATTGTGGTGACCCGCGATGGCAAGGATCTGCCGTGCCGGGTCGCCGAAAGTCTGTTCTGGATGGGGCGTTACGGTGAGCGGCTGGATACTCGCTCGCGTTTGTTGCGGGAGGCGCTCGCCCGGCTGCTGCAGGAAGACCGGCACGAATCCGGCTCGAACGTCCTGCCAGACCTCCTTACCGCGCTGGACATTACCCTCGAACCCAGCGAAGACGCGCGCGAGCCGGTGCCGCCGCTGGGTTACGGACGCTTCAGTCGTGATTATCTGGCCACG
Above is a window of Halopseudomonas nanhaiensis DNA encoding:
- a CDS encoding circularly permuted type 2 ATP-grasp protein is translated as MQPTGKTDPAVKTLLGDYPGHTAHDEVFNEERQPRAHWQTLLDDFAQLGPEMLGSRFEEAQNLLHENGVTFNPYEDDPGQLRSWQLDAMPWVISTEEWQDLEAGLKQRSRLLEHLLDDLYGERRVINEGLLPPELVFTHPGFLFAAADTPSHLERPLLIFHGTDVIRDQYGRWQVLADWTQSPSGAGYALENRITLARALPSIYRDAPIKRLAGFLQAQHRCLASLANTQREQPNIVLLSPGPGSAGYFEHAWLANYMNFALVEGDDLVVRDGQVAMRTLGGLMQVDVIVRQINDPWCDPLELRADSLLGVPGLLQAARNGEVRIANALGAGVLEHPALSAFLPRLCRHFLGEDLILPCRETLWCGDPDSIGIINRSMDDWLLRDIARPGKILRPDQMGLDALKDLRADLVRRPHMFTAQRLLESAVTPGFNPQSKALERQHTTLRFFSLVEPDDLKKPVSERNFRIMPGGLAWVGEPGAPLLQSRTVKDVWVLAPVPQPHISLLRQAQGPIVVTRDGKDLPCRVAESLFWMGRYGERLDTRSRLLREALARLLQEDRHESGSNVLPDLLTALDITLEPSEDAREPVPPLGYGRFSRDYLATRDRLLQLFADDQPDGLPVLFAHFVRNSRAVRDHLGDDTWRAINSMRQRFNTIARTRGVVVGQRHLEAMMIDLSAFFGLCNETMPHHYGWRFLDIGRFIERALGSLELLKLALLTASQPGIPLWEVVLSTTDNFTVYRRRYRSQLHPSAILDLLLFDETNPRSIGYMLKRLGRQIEKLPSAGSSPYRNLETRLIIQATSQLHLVDIDKLTNLERSAEARKALTELLDGLIEPMAELSDAISHSHFSHVETPRQLVTVQYNLT